In a genomic window of Candidatus Palauibacter polyketidifaciens:
- a CDS encoding tetratricopeptide repeat protein, with translation MAADDQTVEIEQLLRRGESEPRTHTFARLADLYRQAGERERALAVIRDGLREHPYYLDARLLHARVLLELGDEEAARIEFEHILTLDPANPLACIALGVERVETKADGSGGSSTDDWLEVLEETWRGAEAAGRAAPMGDAAGAAPVPTKSIETSTLAGLYASQGLFDRAIVVYEQMLSRNPDDAELIAAIAEMRRRAGEAGEPREVPPAPEATEAADPAVPESIGEQLRRILDGEAPAGSD, from the coding sequence GTGGCCGCCGACGACCAGACCGTGGAGATCGAACAGCTCCTGCGCCGCGGAGAATCGGAGCCGCGGACCCACACGTTCGCGCGCCTCGCCGATCTCTACCGGCAAGCGGGGGAGCGCGAACGCGCCCTGGCCGTGATCCGGGATGGCTTGAGGGAACACCCCTACTATCTGGACGCGCGCCTGCTCCACGCCCGCGTGCTGCTCGAACTCGGTGACGAGGAGGCCGCGCGGATCGAATTCGAGCACATCCTGACGCTCGATCCCGCGAACCCGCTCGCCTGCATCGCGCTGGGCGTCGAGCGCGTCGAGACGAAGGCGGACGGTTCCGGCGGCTCCTCGACGGACGACTGGCTGGAGGTGCTCGAGGAAACGTGGCGGGGCGCTGAAGCCGCTGGGCGGGCCGCGCCGATGGGCGATGCGGCGGGCGCCGCACCCGTTCCGACGAAGAGCATCGAAACCTCGACGCTCGCCGGACTGTACGCGAGCCAGGGTCTCTTCGACCGCGCCATTGTCGTGTACGAGCAGATGCTCTCCCGCAACCCGGACGACGCCGAACTCATCGCTGCGATCGCCGAGATGCGCCGCCGCGCGGGGGAGGCAGGGGAGCCTCGGGAGGTTCCGCCCGCGCCCGAGGCGACGGAGGCAGCGGATCCGGCCGTCCCGGAGTCGATCGGCGAGCAGCTACGCCGAATCCTCGACGGCGAAGCTCCCGCGGGATCGGACTGA
- a CDS encoding peptidyl-prolyl cis-trans isomerase, which translates to MRKMRGSASLVMGIMAAAFVGWLVFDGINAMQGGNLGGQINPVVGQVGGQDIRYNEWNIFLQNQLAVSRAADRGMTDEDVRVVTERAWESLISATLIQAELDRLGVSVSDAEVRQAFLTQPPQEMLSYPGFQTDGQFDIDKYRRFFTDPATDETQLLQIEGYYRSILPRAKLQTLVQSGIYVSEEEAWRFYRDTNERARVRFVRVDPALTVEDSEVSVSEDEVRQVYDERVDELIRPASARVNLVSISLRPSVADSLAARERAAALADRVRGGEDFAEVAMAESADSISGVEGGFMGKRPTSAFDPRLAEVAADAPLGQATDPVETPFGLHVLQVDERTADSLALRQIYVPFEISGATEDSVFTLLDDLEDLALRTDLLTAGDSLGVTIRTDVQLLDGVDFIPGAGQLGVAREWALGPESEIGDLSDSFENPSGFHLLELLGRRDESTIPFEEAGVGIRAELLVEKKKERAAEVAGGLLAAVAAGSSLDEAAEELGWSVEETGLFRRGDFVPGLGQGTEAVGFGFGAEVGEFSGVLDAGDAVVVVEVLEREETTREGFDEVRDAVLGQLSFERSQQYVQKWLVALREDTVVEDHRARLLLQQDAQPMIPGF; encoded by the coding sequence ATGCGGAAGATGCGCGGCAGCGCGAGCCTCGTGATGGGCATCATGGCCGCGGCCTTCGTGGGCTGGCTGGTGTTCGACGGTATCAACGCGATGCAGGGAGGGAACCTCGGCGGGCAGATCAACCCCGTCGTGGGGCAGGTCGGAGGACAGGACATTCGCTACAACGAGTGGAACATCTTCCTCCAGAACCAGCTCGCGGTGAGCCGCGCGGCCGATCGCGGCATGACGGATGAGGACGTACGCGTCGTGACCGAACGGGCCTGGGAGAGCCTGATCAGCGCGACGCTGATTCAGGCGGAGCTGGACCGGCTCGGCGTCAGCGTCTCCGACGCGGAGGTGCGCCAGGCGTTCTTGACGCAGCCACCGCAGGAGATGTTGAGTTATCCTGGGTTCCAGACGGACGGGCAGTTCGACATCGACAAGTACCGCCGGTTCTTCACGGACCCCGCGACGGACGAGACGCAACTGCTGCAGATCGAGGGTTACTACCGCTCCATCCTTCCGCGCGCGAAGCTGCAGACGCTCGTCCAGAGCGGCATCTACGTGTCCGAGGAGGAAGCGTGGCGATTCTATCGGGACACGAACGAGCGGGCCCGCGTCCGTTTCGTGCGGGTAGACCCGGCCCTGACCGTGGAGGACTCCGAGGTTTCCGTTTCGGAGGACGAAGTCCGGCAGGTTTATGACGAACGCGTGGATGAGCTCATCCGACCCGCCAGCGCCCGCGTGAACCTGGTCAGCATCTCTCTCCGACCCTCCGTCGCCGACTCGCTCGCCGCCCGCGAACGGGCCGCCGCCCTCGCAGACCGTGTGCGGGGGGGCGAGGATTTCGCCGAGGTGGCGATGGCGGAGTCCGCGGATTCGATCTCCGGCGTCGAGGGCGGCTTCATGGGCAAGCGTCCGACGAGCGCCTTCGACCCGCGGCTCGCCGAGGTAGCCGCGGACGCCCCGCTGGGACAGGCCACGGACCCGGTCGAGACGCCGTTCGGGCTGCACGTCCTGCAGGTCGACGAGCGTACCGCGGACTCCCTGGCGCTACGCCAGATCTACGTTCCCTTCGAGATTTCCGGCGCCACCGAGGACTCGGTGTTCACGCTTCTCGACGACCTGGAGGATCTTGCGCTGCGCACGGACCTCCTGACCGCCGGCGATTCCCTGGGAGTGACGATCCGCACCGACGTACAACTCCTGGACGGCGTGGACTTCATTCCGGGCGCCGGCCAGCTGGGGGTGGCGAGGGAGTGGGCCCTCGGTCCCGAGAGCGAGATCGGGGATCTGTCCGACTCGTTCGAGAACCCGTCGGGGTTCCATCTGCTCGAGCTTCTCGGACGGCGGGACGAGAGCACGATTCCGTTCGAGGAAGCCGGGGTCGGGATTCGCGCGGAACTGCTCGTGGAGAAGAAGAAGGAACGTGCCGCGGAAGTGGCCGGCGGTCTGCTCGCCGCAGTCGCGGCGGGAAGTTCTCTCGACGAGGCGGCGGAGGAACTCGGGTGGTCGGTCGAGGAGACCGGGTTATTCCGCCGGGGCGACTTCGTCCCGGGACTCGGCCAGGGCACCGAGGCGGTCGGATTCGGATTCGGGGCCGAGGTCGGCGAGTTCAGCGGCGTCCTCGACGCCGGTGATGCGGTGGTCGTCGTGGAGGTACTGGAGCGTGAAGAGACCACGCGGGAGGGGTTCGACGAGGTCAGGGATGCCGTGCTGGGGCAATTGAGCTTCGAGCGTTCCCAGCAGTACGTGCAGAAGTGGCTGGTTGCGCTTCGCGAAGACACGGTGGTCGAGGATCACCGCGCGAGGCTCCTCCTGCAGCAGGACGCCCAGCCGATGATTCCGGGCTTCTGA
- a CDS encoding twin-arginine translocase TatA/TatE family subunit has protein sequence MFGLSPWELLLVFLAILLLFGAKRLPEIGSSLGRGIREFKGSIKEVEGDVRAEITGDTAPPSTAAANQETAQARPANTES, from the coding sequence ATGTTCGGTCTGAGCCCATGGGAGTTGCTGCTCGTATTCCTCGCTATCCTGCTCCTCTTCGGCGCAAAGCGGCTTCCCGAGATCGGGAGTTCTCTCGGCCGCGGGATCCGTGAGTTCAAGGGCTCGATCAAGGAGGTCGAGGGCGACGTGCGGGCCGAGATCACGGGGGACACCGCGCCTCCGTCGACTGCTGCCGCCAACCAGGAGACCGCGCAGGCTCGTCCCGCCAACACGGAGAGCTAG
- a CDS encoding DUF4321 domain-containing protein — translation MNFGSRRHRSPIRLVLIIAGGFVLGGLLTELATVTLPPSAARQFFVTTVAASLQPLAFDLKVLAFTLGPIVLRLNVLSVVGVVLVAWFARSLL, via the coding sequence GTGAACTTCGGAAGTCGACGCCATCGTTCCCCGATACGCCTGGTCCTCATCATCGCGGGGGGATTCGTGCTCGGGGGGCTGCTCACCGAACTCGCGACGGTTACGTTGCCCCCGTCAGCGGCGCGTCAGTTTTTTGTTACAACGGTCGCGGCTTCACTGCAGCCGCTTGCATTCGATCTCAAGGTGCTCGCATTCACGCTGGGGCCGATCGTCCTGCGCCTGAACGTGTTGAGCGTCGTCGGGGTCGTGCTCGTCGCCTGGTTCGCCCGGTCGCTTCTCTGA
- a CDS encoding polyprenyl synthetase family protein has translation MLPTTAIDLEHVRLPVADRLLAVERELRGMAPSGFEALDEVGDYLFARSGKLLRPTLLLLANGVGGRPSPDAVKLGAIVELLHVATLVHDDAVDHSARRRGRPTVNHRWTHQVAIIAGDYLYSRAVIEVVALGKLDHVALLADTANRMTIGEMRQLVLHDGLDFTRDDYERLCEHKTASLMSAACELGTLSGAPQYRDALREYGHHLGMAFQIVDDLLDYSSSTRVMGKPRGQDLQEHKVTLPLIAALPKMEWGERRAVEGLFADPEPSPEAVQEILDLVEAHGGVETAREEARSRADRARDRLRRLPASPCLEALSLAVDYVVERVR, from the coding sequence ATGCTCCCGACCACCGCCATCGATCTGGAACACGTCCGCCTGCCCGTAGCGGACCGGCTCCTTGCCGTCGAGCGCGAGCTCCGCGGGATGGCGCCATCGGGGTTCGAAGCCCTCGACGAGGTGGGCGACTACCTGTTTGCGCGGTCCGGGAAGCTCCTGCGGCCCACTCTGCTCCTCCTCGCAAACGGCGTTGGAGGGCGCCCCTCCCCGGATGCCGTGAAACTGGGCGCCATCGTCGAACTGCTGCATGTCGCGACCCTCGTGCACGACGATGCGGTCGATCACTCCGCAAGGCGAAGAGGCCGGCCCACCGTCAACCATCGCTGGACGCACCAGGTTGCGATCATCGCGGGAGACTACCTGTATTCGCGGGCGGTCATCGAGGTCGTTGCGCTCGGAAAGCTCGATCATGTCGCCCTCCTCGCCGACACGGCGAACCGCATGACGATCGGGGAGATGCGGCAACTCGTGCTCCACGACGGCCTCGACTTCACGCGCGACGACTACGAGAGGCTGTGCGAGCACAAGACGGCGTCCCTGATGTCCGCGGCGTGCGAACTCGGGACACTGTCGGGGGCGCCGCAATACCGGGACGCCCTGCGCGAGTACGGGCATCATCTGGGGATGGCGTTCCAGATCGTCGACGATCTTCTCGACTATTCCTCGTCGACACGGGTGATGGGGAAGCCGCGCGGACAGGATCTGCAGGAACACAAGGTAACGTTGCCCCTGATCGCCGCTTTGCCCAAGATGGAGTGGGGGGAGCGACGCGCCGTCGAAGGGCTCTTCGCGGACCCGGAACCCTCCCCCGAAGCCGTGCAGGAGATCCTGGATCTCGTTGAAGCGCATGGAGGCGTGGAGACGGCCAGGGAGGAAGCGCGGTCGCGGGCGGACCGGGCTCGGGACCGGCTCCGGCGCCTGCCGGCGAGTCCGTGCCTCGAGGCGCTGAGCCTCGCTGTGGATTACGTAGTCGAGAGAGTACGGTAG
- a CDS encoding putative LPS assembly protein LptD has product MPRDSTARDTLDVPVADSTAAGDSAAVGDSAAVGDSAAVDSPAVGDSSAVAAAVADSVVADTVDAGPPDPPFPQQDDIFGQLLGEPGYQAIQYQGRGVELDVDRQRVQLNREAQVMYEQSTIDADTITYEAGLQFVRGCGNISLSGEGENVISDECLNYDVSSTKGTVVDARTSFAQQGADWFIRGLMTMRGSGTAFVETGNFTSCDLDEPHYYFRAGQIKVVSDDIVVAWPVTLYIQNVPVAWLPFFAQDIREERRSGFLPPRFGFNDVVASSSNARRSITDFGYYFAGNDFMDAQATADWFSGRFTRLNGAFRYRSIKKFFRGNVIASYSFGNEKTLQFQMRHNHELTPVTDIRVNANFISNTSVFERQTFDPTVQTQRIASDVGVQHRFPFASVNLSGSRRQDLGAQKGRTDLTLPKLQMTFSPLTLFRAPRNRSGPLNNIVVNGAFSASRLDRTQEENDGKRTEVASANSAIRIGSFGVSGRTNFNRNTVLPFQPMPGADTTASATPGSVSKLDYGAQAEYQIDLVGSTTLRPTLSIDASRFQSDDTNGDFITAPTRLRFGAAVSTDLYGFFPGVGPFERIRHKVSPRFHYDYSPAVEASDSLLAIPGFPVSNSKQENRLRITLNQTFEAKLREEVELDPEAEALLEGRSLEADSTDLESGAATTEADSLAAAGDSAGVQAPEAEPAEEDPDEAARGLAAAPQAAPAGTGPDTGDPNAPRRAQPRRNVVLLGINSSPLTFDWSRENESPLTTDRWSHRINSDLLRGLSLNMSLDLFDGTGEDRMFAPILSSLTGSFTFSSASGLGGLLGLGGGGGGGGSDPQNRLRNAADSRYRLQSFDENPDPADPGLRAGGPWTLALTYSLQRGRAEQSAQDRQSLNAVLSLNPSPSWRLAWRTTYNLTNKEFGEHLITLDRSLHRWIATFMFARSPNGNFIFQMSVSLQDAPDLKFDYDQQTQDGQGGFGGGGLGPRRF; this is encoded by the coding sequence GTGCCCCGGGATTCCACCGCGCGGGATACGCTGGACGTGCCCGTGGCGGATTCGACGGCGGCCGGCGATTCCGCAGCGGTCGGCGACTCGGCAGCGGTCGGCGACTCGGCAGCGGTTGACTCTCCAGCGGTCGGCGATTCGAGCGCCGTGGCGGCCGCGGTCGCGGATTCGGTGGTCGCCGACACCGTCGATGCCGGTCCGCCGGACCCCCCCTTCCCTCAACAGGACGACATCTTCGGACAACTCCTCGGGGAGCCGGGCTATCAGGCCATCCAGTATCAGGGGCGCGGCGTCGAGCTGGACGTCGACCGGCAGCGTGTGCAGCTCAATCGAGAGGCACAGGTCATGTACGAGCAGTCCACGATCGACGCGGACACGATCACCTACGAGGCGGGTCTGCAGTTTGTGAGAGGGTGCGGCAACATCTCGCTCTCCGGGGAGGGGGAGAACGTGATCTCCGACGAGTGTCTGAACTACGATGTCTCCTCCACCAAGGGCACCGTCGTGGATGCGCGAACGTCGTTCGCCCAGCAGGGCGCCGACTGGTTCATCAGGGGGCTCATGACCATGCGGGGTTCCGGCACCGCCTTCGTCGAGACCGGGAACTTCACGTCGTGCGACCTCGACGAACCGCACTACTACTTCCGCGCCGGACAGATCAAGGTCGTCTCGGACGACATCGTCGTGGCCTGGCCCGTGACCCTCTACATCCAGAACGTGCCCGTCGCCTGGCTTCCCTTCTTTGCGCAGGACATCCGGGAGGAACGCAGGAGCGGCTTCCTGCCCCCGCGCTTCGGGTTCAACGATGTCGTGGCGTCCTCCAGCAACGCCCGGCGGAGCATCACCGACTTCGGGTATTACTTCGCGGGGAACGATTTCATGGACGCGCAGGCGACGGCCGACTGGTTCAGCGGACGGTTCACGCGCCTCAACGGAGCCTTCCGATACCGCTCGATCAAGAAGTTCTTCCGGGGCAACGTCATCGCGAGCTACAGTTTCGGGAACGAGAAGACCCTGCAGTTTCAGATGCGCCACAATCACGAGCTGACCCCCGTCACGGACATACGGGTCAACGCCAACTTCATCTCGAACACGAGCGTCTTCGAGCGTCAGACCTTCGACCCGACGGTCCAGACGCAACGAATCGCGTCGGACGTCGGAGTCCAGCACCGGTTCCCCTTCGCGTCCGTCAACCTGAGCGGAAGCCGGCGCCAGGATCTGGGGGCGCAGAAGGGGCGGACGGACCTCACGCTGCCCAAGCTTCAGATGACCTTCTCGCCACTGACCCTCTTCCGCGCGCCCCGCAACCGGAGCGGGCCGTTAAACAACATCGTCGTCAACGGCGCCTTCTCCGCTTCGCGCCTCGACCGGACCCAGGAAGAGAACGACGGCAAGAGAACCGAGGTGGCGTCCGCGAACAGCGCCATCCGCATCGGCTCCTTCGGGGTCAGCGGACGGACGAACTTCAACCGGAACACCGTACTTCCGTTCCAGCCGATGCCCGGCGCCGACACCACGGCCTCCGCGACGCCCGGGAGCGTTTCGAAGCTGGACTACGGGGCGCAGGCGGAATACCAGATCGATCTCGTCGGGAGCACGACGCTTCGTCCCACCCTGAGCATCGACGCGAGCCGGTTTCAGTCGGACGACACGAACGGAGACTTCATCACCGCGCCGACGCGTCTCCGCTTCGGAGCCGCGGTGTCCACCGATCTCTACGGGTTCTTCCCCGGCGTCGGCCCGTTCGAGCGGATCCGCCACAAGGTCTCACCGCGCTTTCACTACGACTATTCGCCGGCCGTGGAGGCCTCCGACTCCCTGCTTGCGATCCCCGGGTTTCCGGTGTCGAACTCGAAGCAGGAGAACCGGCTTCGCATCACCCTGAACCAGACCTTCGAAGCCAAGCTGCGCGAGGAGGTCGAACTCGATCCCGAAGCGGAAGCGCTGCTGGAGGGCCGCTCGCTCGAAGCGGATTCGACCGACCTGGAGTCCGGCGCGGCGACGACCGAGGCGGATTCCCTCGCGGCGGCCGGCGATTCGGCCGGAGTGCAGGCGCCGGAGGCCGAACCGGCCGAAGAGGATCCCGACGAGGCTGCCCGGGGGCTGGCAGCCGCCCCGCAGGCGGCGCCGGCCGGCACCGGACCGGACACGGGGGACCCCAATGCGCCGCGCCGCGCGCAGCCACGCCGGAACGTCGTCCTCCTGGGAATCAATTCGAGTCCGCTCACCTTCGACTGGTCCCGCGAGAACGAGTCGCCGTTGACGACGGACCGCTGGTCGCACCGCATCAACTCGGATCTGCTCAGGGGATTGTCCCTGAACATGTCTCTCGACCTGTTCGACGGCACCGGAGAGGATCGGATGTTCGCCCCCATCCTTTCGAGCCTGACGGGCAGTTTCACGTTCAGTTCGGCCAGCGGTCTCGGCGGGCTGCTCGGACTGGGCGGCGGGGGTGGAGGCGGCGGATCCGACCCCCAGAACCGCCTGCGGAATGCGGCCGACTCCCGATACCGGCTGCAGAGTTTCGACGAGAATCCGGATCCGGCGGACCCCGGCCTGCGGGCCGGCGGCCCGTGGACGCTGGCCCTGACCTATTCCCTTCAGCGCGGCCGGGCGGAGCAGAGTGCACAGGACCGGCAGTCGCTCAACGCGGTCCTTTCGCTCAATCCGTCGCCGAGCTGGCGTCTCGCCTGGCGGACGACGTACAACCTCACCAACAAGGAGTTCGGGGAGCACCTCATCACGCTCGACCGCTCCCTGCACCGCTGGATCGCGACCTTCATGTTCGCCCGCTCGCCGAACGGGAACTTCATCTTCCAGATGAGCGTGAGCCTCCAGGATGCGCCCGATCTCAAGTTCGACTACGACCAGCAGACGCAGGACGGCCAGGGCGGTTTCGGTGGCGGCGGGCTGGGCCCCCGGCGCTTTTGA
- the tatC gene encoding twin-arginine translocase subunit TatC, with translation MRLRRQTQGATNQAEMPFLDHLDELRTRLIRALLALLVGMVIGLVAVTQLDVLGIVQRPIADLLPGEALNYSSVTTPFITILKLGFIVGLIAAFPYLAWQAWGFLSPALYESERRFAIPAIASGTILFIAGISMAYFLVLPLGLRILLNFFTFDQLNPVIMINEYLTFAVRLILAFGLIFELPVALVFLSLLGIVTPEGLAKYRRHAIVVMAVVSAFLTPADPYTMLAMMLPMMFLYEVSVIMTRVLRRRREERAAEGTSGEGSSV, from the coding sequence ATGAGGCTGCGGCGACAGACCCAGGGTGCGACCAATCAGGCGGAGATGCCCTTCCTGGATCACCTGGATGAGCTTCGCACCCGCCTGATCCGGGCGCTCCTCGCGCTCCTGGTCGGCATGGTCATCGGGCTCGTGGCCGTCACGCAGCTGGACGTGCTCGGCATCGTCCAGCGGCCGATCGCGGATCTCCTCCCGGGCGAGGCGCTGAACTACTCCAGTGTGACGACGCCGTTCATCACCATCCTCAAGCTCGGCTTCATCGTGGGCCTCATCGCGGCCTTCCCCTACCTCGCCTGGCAGGCCTGGGGTTTCCTCTCGCCGGCCCTGTACGAAAGCGAGCGCAGGTTCGCCATCCCGGCGATCGCCTCCGGAACCATCCTCTTCATCGCCGGCATCTCCATGGCGTACTTCCTGGTCCTGCCGCTCGGGCTCAGGATCCTGCTCAATTTCTTCACCTTCGACCAGCTCAATCCCGTCATCATGATCAACGAGTATCTGACCTTCGCGGTCCGGTTGATCCTGGCGTTCGGGCTCATCTTCGAGTTGCCGGTGGCGCTCGTCTTCCTGTCGCTGCTCGGGATCGTGACGCCGGAGGGGCTCGCGAAGTACCGGCGTCACGCGATCGTCGTGATGGCTGTGGTCTCGGCCTTCCTCACGCCCGCCGACCCGTACACGATGCTCGCGATGATGCTGCCGATGATGTTTCTCTACGAGGTGTCCGTGATCATGACCCGCGTGCTCCGGCGGCGCCGGGAGGAGCGGGCCGCGGAGGGGACATCGGGGGAAGGAAGCTCGGTCTGA
- the nrdR gene encoding transcriptional regulator NrdR — protein MQCPRCNHPEARVVDSRTSRGGRVIRRRRECLSCGERFTTYEQAEEEPLLVMKKDGGSETYDRGKLLASIRVACAKRPVSNHDIELLVDEVEGQMAAEDLRDIASLRLGELVMERLRALDQVAYVRFASVYRNFQDTTEFMEEVRQLGQLLRRAGHSAAGQVDLFSAGGDQGR, from the coding sequence GTGCAGTGTCCCCGCTGTAACCATCCGGAGGCGCGGGTCGTCGACTCCCGCACGAGTCGCGGCGGCCGGGTCATCCGCCGCCGGCGCGAGTGCCTCTCCTGCGGCGAACGCTTCACGACCTACGAACAGGCCGAGGAAGAGCCTCTGCTCGTCATGAAGAAGGACGGTGGCTCGGAGACCTACGACCGCGGGAAGCTCCTCGCCTCCATCCGCGTGGCCTGCGCGAAGCGACCCGTGTCGAACCACGATATCGAGCTTCTCGTGGATGAAGTCGAAGGCCAGATGGCGGCCGAGGACCTGCGGGACATCGCGAGCCTGCGGCTGGGAGAACTCGTCATGGAACGGCTCCGCGCGCTGGACCAGGTTGCGTACGTGCGCTTCGCCAGCGTGTATCGGAACTTCCAGGACACCACGGAGTTCATGGAAGAAGTGCGACAACTCGGACAACTGCTCCGACGCGCCGGGCACAGCGCGGCCGGGCAAGTCGATCTGTTCTCGGCAGGAGGCGACCAGGGCCGATGA